Proteins encoded within one genomic window of Fusarium musae strain F31 chromosome 4, whole genome shotgun sequence:
- a CDS encoding hypothetical protein (EggNog:ENOG41) — translation MSSGSTKRQTINIPGTTDQPKTEPDYLLDVRSTEALSKLQEGDLLKMVVDHEEDSIEFEDHVKHVAPENLAEYFNAPRIKKFAFYRHPGSGAVVLIWTRFPATASTKNARVQHRLRRDLIWYAEKADIKNVATLEVQSQKDVTVERLIEAVDSLTANKG, via the exons ATGTCATCTGGATCAACAAAGCGCCAGACCATCAATATCCCCGGAACGACGGATCAGCCCAAAACAGAGCCAGACTATCTTCTCGATGTCCGCAGCACAGAAGCGTTGTCCAAACTCCAGGAAGGTGACCTGTTGAAGATG GTAGTTGATCACGAGGAGGACAGCATCGAGTTCGAGGATCACGTCAAGCACGTAGCACCTGAAAATCTTGCCGAGTACTTTAACGCCCCCAGGATAAAGAAGTTTGCCTTTTATCGTCACCCTGGATCGGGTGCTGTCGTCTTGATCTGGACACGTTTCCCTGCCACGGCTTCCACCAAGAATGCACGTGTTCAGCATCGGCTGAGGAGGGATTTGATCTGGTATGCTGAGAAAGCGGACATTAAGAATGTGGCTACG CTTGAAGTGCAATCGCAGAAGGATGTCACTGTCGAACGATTGATTGAGGCGGTTGATTCATTGACGGCAAACAAAGGATGA
- a CDS encoding hypothetical protein (EggNog:ENOG41) → MSPSLQSLLALTTLVGSALASPLPEIPQLLTRAVSDFECYNASLPNITIYATGGTIAGSAASSDQTTGYKAGALGIKTLIDAVPQLCNVSNVRGVQIANVDSGDINSTILTTLAHRIQDDLDSEHMQGVVVTHGTDTLEESSFFLDLTVKSEKPVVLVGSMRPATALSADGPLNLLSAVRLASSKSAMDRGAMIVLNDKIASARYTIKTNANSLDTFKAEDQGYLGSFENVEPIFWYPATRPLGHHYFNISTSSTKAALPQVDVLYGHQEADPKLFREAIENGAEGIVLAGLGAGGWPDKAVEEIKKVLNETEVPVVVSRRTAWGYVDERPFGIGAGYLNPSKARIQLQLALEKKLSIEEIKDIFEYAS, encoded by the coding sequence TGAGTGCTACAACGCCAGCCTtcccaacatcaccatctacGCCACCGGCGGCACAATCGCCGGCTCAGCTGCGTCTTCTGATCAGACTACGGGCTACAAGGCTGGTGCGTTGGGTATCAAGACTTTGATCGACGCTGTTCCCCAATTATGTAACGTCTCCAATGTTCGGGGAGTGCAGATCGCCAACGTTGATAGTGGAGACATCAACTCTACTATTCTGACTACTTTGGCGCATCGCATTCAGGATGATCTTGATAGCGAGCATATGCAGGGTGTTGTTGTTACTCATGGCACTGATACCCTCGAGGAGTCGTCTTTCTTCTTGGATTTGACTGTCAAGAGTGAAAAGCCTGTTGTTCTGGTTGGCTCTATGCGACCTGCTACAGCTCTCTCTGCTGATGGtcctctcaacctcctctcTGCCGTTAGACTCGCTAGCAGCAAGAGCGCTATGGACCGTGGAGCCATGATCGTTCTCAATGATAAGATTGCTTCTGCGCGATATACCATCAAGACCAACGCCAACTCTCTCGACACCTTCAAGGCCGAAGATCAAGGCTATCTCGGCTCGTTCGAGAACGTCGAGCCTATCTTCTGGTACCCCGCCACTCGACCTCTGGGCCATCACTacttcaacatcagcaccagctcCACCAAGgctgctcttcctcaagtcGACGTGCTGTACGGTCATCAAGAGGCCGATCCCAAGCTTTTCCGAGAAGCTATTGAGAACGGTGCTGAGGGTATCGTTCTCGCTGGTCTTGGCGCTGGAGGTTGGCCTGATAAGGCCgttgaggagatcaagaaggttcTCAACGAGACTGAGGTTCCTGTCGTCGTTAGCCGACGCACTGCCTGGGGATACGTTGATGAGCGACCTTTTGGTATTGGAGCTGGATACTTGAATCCTTCCAAGGCTAGAATTCAGCTCCAGCTTgctttggagaagaagctgtctattgaggagatcaaggacatTTTTGAGTATGCTTCTTAG
- a CDS encoding hypothetical protein (EggNog:ENOG41): protein MLFSSRFTFALGALLSFITNASAASGEGSFPDFISNWALFRRWEDITASIPVFDVPGMDDLTMGEWVNSDKKLTWECYTLTKDSLVANSLTVIIDKATLTWTDSDNQPQQQTVVSKRSGIKSGDGNAIMYGARLQKALDHPNILPINHIVYGKGGVKDYGFAIMPYVQEGSVADNLGSLTDVNGAFKQMLAAVAAVSAAGIIHRDLKPENFLKDGDTIKLMDFDQSRDIGTTVQMDVGTPSYTAPEIIIGRDYTTKADTFSLAMSFLVMSVPDLRNSDDRFQLWKDLIEPPSTSYERVTADKTEEILWGRNYDVFNGNDGLLKVIAKAMCSESEGRYTPAEFETAFSGAT, encoded by the exons ATGCTTTTCTCAAGTCGCTTCACTTTTGCCCTCGGGGCTTTACTCTCGTTCATTACCAACGCCAGCGCTGCTTCTGGTGAAGGTAGTTTCCCTGATTTTATTTCTAATTGGGCTCTTTTCCGAAGATGGGAGGACATCACAGCTTCTATCCCCGTCTTTGACGTCCCCGGCATGGATGATCTCACCATGGGCGAGTGGGTTAACTCTGACAAAAAGTTGACCTGGGAGTGCTACACGCTCACCAAGGACAGCCTCGTCGCTAACAGCTTGactgtcatcatcgacaaagcTACCTTGACCTGGACCGACTCTGATAACCAGCCGCAGCAGCAGACTGTTGTTAGTAAGCGCAGTGGTATCAAGTCTGGTGATGGCAACGCCATCATGTACGGCGCTCGTCTGCAGAAGGCCCTTGACCATCCTAATATTCTTCCCATCAACCATATTGTTTACGGCAAGGGAGGCGTGAAGGACTATGGTTTCGCCATCATGCCTTATGTTCAGGAGGGCTCTGTGGCTGATAACCTCGGCAGCCTGACTGATGTGAACGGTGCCTTCAAGCAGATGCTCGCTGCCGTTGCTGCTGTCTCCGCCGCGGGTATTATTCATCGCGATCTCAAGCCCGAGAACTTTCTCAAGGATGGAGATACCATTAAACTCATGGACTTTGATCAGTCGCGAGACATTGGTACAACTGTTCAGATGGACGTTGGCACTCCTTCATACACTGCTCCAG AAATCATCATTGGCAGAGACTACACTACCAAGGCGGACACTTTCTCTCTGGCCATGAGTTTCCTCGTCATGTCTGTTCCTGACCTACGAAACTCTGATGACCGATTCCAGTTGTGGAAGGATCTCATTGAGCCTCCCAGCACTAGCTACGAGCGTGTCACGGCTGATAAGACTGAGGAGATCCTCTGGGGGAGAAATTATGACGTTTTCAACGGTAATGATGGTCTGCTGAAGGTCATTGCCAAGGCTATGTGCAGTGAGAGTGAAGGACGCTACACTCCTGCTGAGTTTGAGACCGCTTTTAGCGGAGCGACATGA